A window of the Xiashengella succiniciproducens genome harbors these coding sequences:
- a CDS encoding tyrosine-type recombinase/integrase, which translates to MRKKTSLTIVERAMVLVPEFKSRAVKLEHQVVLRGQSASTLNNYIRRIALFVIHFEKLPEQVSEDEINEYLVALARDPKAPSRSSFKHMVYGLRYYYRLLGMNKKAIALPSLKQDTKLPIVLNQQELKMLFAAPALLKHRIILTLIYSAGLRGQEVINLKISDIDFERMVIHIRQSKYKKDRIVPLSPTMAIGLEKYLRAENPHVWLFNGKEPDGRYSVKGLSWVMRENLKKTSIAKSVNLHSLRHSYATHLLEQGLNIVTLRDLLGHADISTTMIYLHVAQCQHINPHSPLDTLYGKALQKQA; encoded by the coding sequence ATGAGAAAGAAAACAAGCTTAACTATTGTTGAGCGTGCCATGGTACTTGTCCCTGAATTCAAGTCCAGGGCCGTGAAGCTGGAGCATCAGGTGGTACTTCGTGGCCAAAGCGCCAGCACCCTGAATAATTACATCAGGCGCATTGCCCTGTTTGTCATCCATTTTGAAAAATTACCCGAACAGGTTAGCGAAGACGAGATCAATGAGTACCTGGTTGCTTTGGCACGTGATCCCAAGGCGCCTTCGCGCAGCAGTTTCAAGCACATGGTTTACGGTCTTAGGTATTACTACCGTTTGTTGGGCATGAACAAAAAGGCCATTGCCCTGCCTTCATTAAAGCAGGACACCAAGTTGCCGATTGTCCTGAACCAGCAGGAACTGAAAATGCTGTTTGCAGCACCTGCACTGCTTAAACACCGGATAATCCTTACGCTCATTTATTCTGCCGGATTGCGAGGGCAAGAGGTCATCAATCTTAAAATATCAGATATTGACTTTGAGCGGATGGTCATCCACATTCGCCAGAGCAAATACAAGAAAGACCGAATAGTCCCCTTGTCCCCTACTATGGCCATTGGACTCGAGAAGTATCTCAGAGCCGAGAACCCGCATGTTTGGCTGTTCAATGGCAAAGAGCCTGACGGTCGCTACAGCGTTAAAGGATTATCTTGGGTAATGCGGGAGAACCTTAAAAAGACCTCTATTGCCAAAAGTGTCAATCTTCATTCCTTACGGCATAGCTACGCAACGCATTTATTGGAGCAGGGATTAAACATCGTAACCTTAAGGGATTTATTGGGCCATGCCGACATTTCTACTACGATGATTTATCTTCATGTTGCTCAGTGCCAGCACATAAACCCTCACAGCCCTTTAGACACCCTTTATGGAAAAGCACTGCAAAAGCAAGCATGA